Proteins encoded by one window of Bacteroidales bacterium:
- a CDS encoding rhodanese-like domain-containing protein — protein sequence MRHISSIDLKTKLDQGEDIQIIDTRDPIKFEECHIPGAINIPQVDLPEKMDLIAKNIPVVIYCLYGVKSEAPYLFLREKMKMKNVSILEGGIYQWANDVDQSLPVF from the coding sequence ATGCGACATATTAGTTCCATCGATTTGAAAACCAAATTGGACCAGGGAGAGGATATTCAGATCATTGACACACGTGACCCAATAAAATTTGAAGAGTGTCATATTCCCGGTGCTATTAATATTCCCCAGGTAGATTTACCGGAAAAAATGGATTTGATTGCAAAAAATATTCCCGTAGTGATTTATTGCCTTTATGGAGTGAAAAGTGAAGCTCCCTACCTTTTTCTCAGGGAGAAAATGAAAATGAAAAATGTGTCCATTCTTGAGGGTGGGATCTATCAATGGGCTAATGATGTTGATCAGTCATTGCCAGTTTTCTGA
- a CDS encoding replication-associated recombination protein A yields MGRTRSQIYCVSLYRKSNPCSRLENTGKYAVPLAELLRPSSLDNYIGQQHLAGKGTAFRNMIENGKVHSMIFWGPPGVGKTTLALIIAQSTGRPFHTLSAINSGVKEVREVIENARKESSQPILFIDEIHRFSKSQQDSLLGAVEKGIVILIGATTENPSFEVISPLLSRCNVYILKPLEVEDLLTIIENARQQLELNLGIRIEVKESEALLRVSGGDARKLLNAVDIVVNALSASDKAVIIDNENTLSIIQQNIAMYDKSGEIHFDVISAFIKSLRGSDPNGAVYWLARMINAGEDLLFIARRMLILASEDIGNANPNALLLASSCFDAVNKIGYPESRIILSQTAIYLANSAKSNASYMAIEDALAAVEKYGDLPVPLHLRNAPTRLMKNIGYGKDYQYAHQFEGNFVDLEFLPDKLSGTRFYDPGKNAREFETRELLKKRWKEKYHY; encoded by the coding sequence ATGGGCAGAACTAGGTCACAGATTTATTGTGTAAGTTTGTATAGAAAATCAAATCCTTGTTCGAGATTGGAAAACACTGGCAAATACGCAGTTCCATTAGCTGAATTACTCAGGCCCTCCAGTCTTGATAACTATATCGGACAGCAACACCTGGCTGGGAAGGGCACTGCTTTCAGAAATATGATTGAGAATGGGAAAGTACATTCCATGATTTTCTGGGGTCCGCCAGGCGTTGGAAAAACGACCTTAGCCTTAATCATTGCTCAGAGTACCGGTCGTCCCTTCCATACCTTAAGTGCCATCAATTCGGGAGTAAAGGAAGTGAGAGAAGTTATTGAAAATGCCAGGAAGGAATCTTCTCAACCCATTCTTTTCATCGACGAAATCCATCGCTTCAGCAAGTCGCAGCAGGATTCCTTATTGGGTGCTGTTGAAAAAGGTATTGTAATCCTTATTGGTGCAACCACTGAAAACCCTTCATTCGAAGTAATATCCCCTCTTCTTTCCAGGTGTAATGTTTACATCCTCAAACCTCTGGAAGTGGAGGATTTGCTGACTATTATAGAAAATGCCCGGCAACAGCTTGAACTAAACCTGGGTATTCGTATTGAAGTGAAAGAATCAGAGGCACTTCTCAGAGTATCAGGCGGAGATGCCAGAAAACTTCTCAATGCCGTTGATATTGTTGTAAATGCCTTGTCAGCATCAGATAAGGCGGTAATCATCGATAATGAAAATACCCTTTCCATCATACAGCAAAATATTGCCATGTATGATAAATCAGGTGAAATTCATTTCGATGTCATTTCAGCCTTTATAAAGTCGCTCAGAGGGTCTGATCCGAATGGAGCAGTATATTGGCTTGCGCGGATGATTAATGCAGGAGAAGACCTGCTATTTATTGCCAGGAGGATGTTAATCCTGGCTTCAGAAGACATCGGAAATGCTAATCCCAATGCTTTATTATTGGCCAGCAGCTGTTTTGATGCTGTGAATAAAATTGGATATCCTGAAAGCAGGATCATTCTCTCTCAAACTGCCATTTATCTTGCTAATTCAGCTAAAAGCAATGCAAGTTATATGGCTATTGAAGATGCCCTTGCTGCTGTTGAAAAATATGGCGACCTCCCTGTTCCTTTACATCTCAGAAACGCCCCTACCCGACTCATGAAGAACATTGGCTATGGGAAGGATTATCAATACGCACATCAGTTTGAAGGGAATTTTGTCGATCTCGAGTTTCTGCCTGATAAACTTTCAGGTACACGATTTTATGATCCCGGTAAAAATGCCCGGGAATTTGAAACAAGGGAACTGTTGAAAAAACGTTGGAAAGAAAAATATCATTACTAA
- the kdsA gene encoding 3-deoxy-8-phosphooctulonate synthase, protein MQINDYLPGLKYTDSGNFFLIAGPCVVEDESNPWRVAEQLVMISDKYSIPLIFKASFRKANRSKSSSFTGIGDIKALELLKAISKKFIIPVITDIHSESDAFMAAEYVDILQIPAFLCRQSSLLEAAGKTGKVVNIKKGQFASAETMQFAAEKVRETGNQKIMLTERGSMFGYHDLLVDYRNIPEMQKSGLPVVLDVTHSLQIPNQSSGVTGGRPDLIPTIAKAGIAVGVDGLFIETHPDPAQAKSDGANMLALDRVEELMEILIKIRKAIS, encoded by the coding sequence ATGCAAATCAATGATTATCTCCCAGGATTAAAATATACCGATTCAGGTAACTTTTTTTTAATTGCAGGCCCATGTGTTGTGGAAGATGAAAGCAATCCATGGAGAGTTGCAGAACAATTGGTCATGATTTCTGACAAATATTCCATTCCTTTAATCTTCAAAGCATCCTTCAGGAAAGCCAATCGATCGAAAAGCAGCTCCTTTACCGGGATTGGCGATATTAAGGCTCTGGAACTTCTAAAGGCTATCAGTAAAAAATTCATCATCCCTGTAATTACTGATATTCATTCAGAATCAGATGCCTTCATGGCGGCAGAATATGTTGATATCCTCCAGATACCGGCTTTTCTATGCAGACAAAGCAGTTTGCTTGAAGCAGCCGGGAAAACAGGAAAAGTGGTCAATATTAAAAAAGGTCAGTTTGCTTCTGCAGAGACAATGCAGTTTGCTGCTGAAAAGGTCAGAGAAACAGGAAATCAAAAAATCATGCTTACTGAGAGAGGTTCCATGTTCGGATATCATGACCTCCTGGTGGATTACCGAAATATTCCTGAAATGCAGAAATCAGGTCTGCCTGTGGTTCTGGATGTAACACATTCATTGCAAATACCCAATCAATCTTCAGGCGTCACAGGTGGAAGGCCTGACCTCATCCCTACGATAGCCAAAGCTGGTATTGCAGTCGGGGTGGATGGATTATTCATTGAAACTCACCCTGATCCGGCTCAGGCAAAGTCGGATGGTGCCAACATGCTGGCATTGGACCGGGTAGAAGAATTGATGGAGATATTGATCAAAATCAGGAAAGCTATCAGTTAA
- a CDS encoding DUF1282 family protein: MKLIEVVSRVVKISLLPSLQWKVIREDTDSSKELLLGYAFPVILFSAIGRSIGLFISVKPVLGFSWMLLYVLSFNLVSWVAIPYLLIIFATYLISFAIPRLGIATDFNKTLKLVLYTFTPLFIATFIIYLHPLLRILIPLGIYVFLAYTFYIYWYGVKELFLISLEKKIGFIVVTIALAFGAIFIAQHIYGLLIDWFVPGMEAYVK, translated from the coding sequence ATGAAGTTAATAGAAGTGGTCAGCCGGGTGGTAAAAATTTCGTTGTTGCCTAGTCTTCAATGGAAAGTAATTAGAGAAGATACTGATAGTAGCAAAGAACTTCTTCTGGGTTATGCTTTTCCTGTCATTCTATTTAGTGCTATTGGACGTTCCATAGGACTATTTATCAGTGTAAAGCCGGTTTTAGGTTTCTCCTGGATGTTATTGTATGTCCTGTCATTCAACCTTGTTTCATGGGTTGCCATTCCTTATCTCCTGATAATATTTGCTACTTATCTGATCTCTTTTGCGATCCCTCGCCTGGGTATAGCAACCGATTTTAATAAAACACTAAAATTGGTGCTGTATACTTTTACTCCTCTTTTTATAGCAACATTCATCATTTATCTGCATCCATTGCTGCGGATACTCATTCCTTTGGGAATTTATGTATTCCTTGCCTATACTTTCTACATATACTGGTATGGAGTGAAGGAACTCTTCCTCATCAGCCTGGAGAAAAAGATTGGATTCATTGTGGTAACCATTGCACTGGCTTTTGGAGCAATTTTCATTGCTCAGCACATTTATGGACTTCTGATCGACTGGTTTGTTCCCGGAATGGAAGCGTATGTAAAGTAG
- a CDS encoding DUF4831 family protein produces the protein MKKQFIFLLLTGFISAGSVFAQIDVQKVGRDLIEPSQDGFFYSLPRTGIRVDIEVKKTQRIKGPYSEFADKYLGLSQVVNLNSIEYEISTVKLSIVNSPDPEEYYFVKSTGSKKDRQSLELSLSEKGSLIGVEGKNRKFSDDTDSKTIAASRLSVPEVSNPTMFERVDTVIRRISVDTTTIEQKVFKKISSAKTPEQKAKEAADFILKLDESMFNLINGYQEVSYEKGTMEYMYAQMEKLKNDYLQLFKGVTGVYKENFSFTYFPTKENDPSTITLCRFSLSKGIMDKSLNAGDQIQLEIQSLERLKGIRNFITQRNQTDSKAKGIYYCIPEEALISIKIGGQVKIESQFPINQMGIVTFLPSTSTDNLELYNNTGGLKHVKVW, from the coding sequence ATGAAAAAACAGTTTATCTTTCTATTACTAACAGGATTCATTTCTGCCGGAAGTGTTTTCGCTCAGATCGATGTGCAAAAAGTAGGACGCGACTTAATTGAGCCTTCCCAGGATGGATTTTTTTATTCACTTCCCCGCACAGGAATAAGGGTTGATATTGAAGTAAAAAAAACGCAAAGAATTAAAGGCCCCTATTCAGAATTTGCGGATAAATATCTGGGACTATCACAAGTTGTAAATCTCAATAGTATTGAATATGAGATTTCTACAGTCAAACTTTCAATCGTTAATTCCCCGGATCCTGAAGAATACTATTTTGTAAAAAGTACTGGTAGTAAAAAGGACAGACAATCCCTAGAACTCTCCTTGTCGGAAAAAGGCTCACTTATTGGAGTAGAAGGGAAAAACCGGAAATTTTCGGACGATACCGATTCAAAAACAATAGCTGCTTCACGACTTTCTGTCCCGGAGGTTTCAAACCCCACAATGTTTGAACGGGTTGATACTGTAATCAGAAGAATTAGTGTAGATACTACTACCATTGAACAGAAAGTGTTTAAGAAGATTTCTTCAGCTAAAACCCCGGAACAAAAGGCTAAAGAGGCTGCTGATTTTATCCTGAAACTGGATGAAAGCATGTTTAATCTTATTAATGGTTACCAGGAAGTTAGTTATGAAAAAGGTACAATGGAATATATGTATGCCCAGATGGAAAAATTGAAGAATGATTATCTTCAACTTTTTAAAGGAGTTACCGGGGTGTACAAAGAGAATTTTTCCTTTACCTATTTTCCAACAAAAGAAAATGACCCTTCAACAATAACGCTCTGTAGGTTTTCATTGAGCAAAGGGATAATGGATAAGTCACTAAATGCAGGCGACCAGATTCAACTGGAAATTCAGAGCCTTGAAAGGTTAAAAGGGATTCGCAACTTTATTACCCAACGAAATCAAACCGATTCTAAAGCAAAAGGCATTTATTATTGTATTCCGGAAGAAGCATTGATTTCAATAAAGATCGGCGGACAAGTAAAGATTGAGTCACAATTCCCCATCAATCAAATGGGTATTGTTACCTTCCTGCCCTCAACTTCTACCGATAATCTGGAGCTCTACAACAATACAGGAGGCTTAAAACACGTTAAAGTCTGGTAA
- the pstC gene encoding phosphate ABC transporter permease subunit PstC has translation MVIALAFSMLLPILLGIGLYLKSAPLLKDQSLFQILFSTSWKPLSGHFGLAPFIISSLWVTIIALILAGPICLLSAIHLTQYAKPIVLRIMHPVIDILAGIPSVIFGVWGVLVIVPWVGDFIGPIFDKQITGYSILSGGIVLAVMIIPFILNILIEVFRTIPEELTEVTLSLGATRWMVIKHVLLKKAFPGIVSAFSLGLSRAFGETIAVLMVVGNVTQIPTGALQPGYPLPALIANNYGEMLSIPMYDSALMLAALVLLVIVILFNVVSRWLIHRLEKNIG, from the coding sequence ATGGTCATTGCATTGGCATTCTCAATGCTGCTGCCCATCTTACTTGGAATTGGTCTTTACCTGAAATCAGCCCCCCTGCTTAAAGATCAGTCCTTATTTCAGATACTGTTTTCAACTAGCTGGAAACCCCTTTCCGGTCATTTTGGGCTAGCTCCTTTTATTATCAGCTCCTTATGGGTAACGATCATTGCCTTGATACTGGCTGGCCCGATTTGCCTCTTATCTGCAATACATCTTACGCAATATGCCAAACCCATTGTTTTAAGGATCATGCATCCTGTGATAGATATCCTGGCTGGAATACCCTCTGTAATTTTTGGAGTTTGGGGTGTGCTGGTGATTGTTCCCTGGGTAGGTGATTTTATTGGCCCTATTTTCGATAAGCAAATTACCGGCTACAGTATTTTAAGTGGTGGTATTGTACTGGCAGTCATGATCATACCTTTCATTTTGAATATCCTCATTGAGGTATTCCGAACGATCCCTGAAGAACTTACTGAAGTCACCCTTTCATTGGGAGCCACACGCTGGATGGTGATAAAACATGTACTACTCAAAAAAGCATTTCCCGGGATTGTGTCTGCCTTTAGTTTGGGGTTGTCAAGAGCTTTTGGCGAAACCATTGCCGTTCTCATGGTAGTGGGAAATGTAACCCAGATTCCTACTGGGGCCCTCCAGCCAGGATATCCTCTCCCGGCTTTGATTGCCAACAATTATGGTGAAATGCTTTCCATCCCAATGTATGATTCAGCTTTAATGCTGGCTGCTTTGGTACTATTGGTAATAGTGATATTGTTCAATGTTGTTTCACGATGGCTGATTCATCGACTGGAGAAAAATATAGGCTAA
- a CDS encoding ABC transporter permease subunit — translation MKMTQIRKYEELFFRVVMFLATSLILFSLCMIIYSILKYGLPAVSWSMISQLPKGGFYFGKEGGILNAILGSLYLAIGATIIAFLIGFPVSLFINIHMYKFRKLVSSIRFMLDVMWGIPSIVYGAFGFSVMLFLGMRSSLLAGMLTVTLFIIPVMIRSIDEVMKTVPVGLLESALSLGSTKSEISYKVYFKQCISGITTAMLLSFGRAIGDAASVLFTTGYTDNLPTSLTQPTATLPLAIFFQLSSPIEEVKQRAYASAVILTVIILIISLVSRVSSRSYHKHKIK, via the coding sequence ATGAAAATGACTCAAATAAGGAAATATGAAGAACTCTTTTTCAGGGTAGTAATGTTCCTTGCTACTTCTTTGATTTTGTTTTCCTTATGTATGATCATCTATAGTATTCTCAAATACGGATTACCTGCAGTTTCCTGGAGTATGATCAGCCAGTTACCAAAAGGAGGATTCTATTTCGGGAAAGAGGGAGGCATATTAAATGCTATCCTGGGATCGCTGTATCTTGCTATTGGTGCAACAATTATTGCCTTTCTCATCGGATTCCCTGTCTCTCTCTTCATTAACATTCATATGTACAAATTCAGGAAACTTGTGAGCTCCATTCGTTTCATGCTGGATGTGATGTGGGGAATTCCATCAATAGTATATGGGGCTTTTGGTTTTAGTGTGATGTTATTCTTAGGGATGAGGTCCTCTCTGCTCGCAGGAATGTTAACAGTAACCTTATTTATTATTCCCGTCATGATCAGGTCCATCGATGAAGTAATGAAAACTGTGCCGGTTGGATTACTTGAATCTGCATTGTCACTGGGATCCACTAAATCGGAAATATCATACAAGGTCTATTTTAAACAATGCATCTCCGGGATTACGACAGCCATGCTTCTTTCATTTGGAAGGGCCATTGGTGATGCGGCTTCTGTTCTTTTTACCACCGGATATACTGACAATTTGCCCACTTCCCTTACACAACCTACTGCAACACTGCCATTGGCTATCTTTTTCCAGCTTAGTTCACCCATTGAAGAAGTGAAGCAAAGAGCCTATGCATCTGCCGTTATTCTTACTGTGATCATCCTTATTATAAGCCTTGTCTCCAGGGTTTCTTCCAGAAGTTACCATAAGCACAAAATCAAATAA
- a CDS encoding phosphate ABC transporter ATP-binding protein: protein MSKCKVEISHLNLHIGKQHILKDVSTCIPEKQITVILGPSGCGKTTLLKSMNRLTDLYSNVKVEGTIVIDGEDILHTDSDITMIRKRMGLLSQRPYPLPMNIFNNVAYGLKISGRKNKQVLRKRVQHYLELVNLWDEVKDRLHDPASSLSIGQQQRLCLARGLAVDPDIILADEPTSALDPISSEVVEKKFFDLKSQYTIIVVTHSLQQARRIADYAIFMYLGEIIEQGPADEFFSNPKQELTRSYIKGLFN from the coding sequence ATGAGTAAATGTAAAGTTGAAATAAGCCATTTGAATCTCCACATTGGGAAACAACATATCCTCAAGGATGTTTCAACCTGTATTCCAGAGAAACAGATTACTGTGATACTCGGGCCTTCTGGTTGTGGGAAGACAACGCTTTTAAAAAGCATGAACAGACTGACTGATCTTTATTCCAATGTAAAGGTAGAAGGAACCATTGTTATTGATGGCGAGGATATTTTGCATACTGATTCTGACATTACAATGATTCGCAAAAGAATGGGATTGCTTTCACAAAGGCCCTATCCCCTTCCTATGAATATTTTCAATAATGTAGCGTATGGACTGAAGATCAGTGGAAGAAAGAACAAACAAGTACTCAGAAAGAGGGTTCAGCATTATCTTGAGCTTGTAAATTTATGGGATGAGGTAAAGGACAGGCTTCATGACCCAGCTTCATCACTTTCTATCGGCCAGCAGCAGCGCCTTTGCCTTGCCAGAGGATTAGCGGTGGATCCGGATATCATTTTAGCTGATGAACCTACTTCTGCGCTTGATCCCATTTCGAGTGAAGTGGTAGAGAAGAAATTTTTTGATCTGAAAAGTCAATACACCATTATCGTAGTGACTCACAGTCTCCAGCAAGCACGCAGAATTGCCGACTATGCGATCTTTATGTACCTGGGAGAGATCATTGAACAGGGGCCAGCAGATGAGTTCTTCAGTAATCCCAAGCAGGAACTAACCCGTTCATACATAAAGGGTTTATTTAATTAG
- a CDS encoding glutamine synthetase III, which produces MSNIRFKALELAISRSRRISENKTQKISDYFGELTFSPAVMTEYLSKKSIESLEASINKGDKIDRNLADQVANALKEWAISKGATHYTHWFHPLTGATAEKHDSFLNPVGDGKAIEYFSGNELIQQEPDASSFPSGGIRNTFEARGYTAWDPTSTAFIMDDTLCIPTIFVSYTGEALDYKTPMLKALHALDKEATAVCKYFDSSVEKVIATLGWEQEYFLVDTALFHARPDMALTGRTLFGHASAKDQQLSDHYFGTIPERVMDFMKEFEYEAHRLGIPVKTRHNEVAPSQFECAPVFEETNVAVDHNQLLMHILEKVAKRHNLTILLHEKPYQGINGSGKHNNWSLQTNTGANLLSPGNTPGSNLQFLTFLVNIIKAVDQYADLLRSSIASASNDLRLGANEAPPAIMSVFIGSQLSQILNEVENSTGIAKKQPGNSIPAALNIPKIPEILLDNTDRNRTSPFAFTGNKFEFRAVGSSESCAKPMIALNLIVADQLRIFRAEVDSMLQQGRKKEESIYEVIRKYIAESRKIRFDGNSYSDDWIQEAIKRGLSNISSTPDALKVTVKPEIVSLFEHHQVLSKRELLARLDISLENYLKKVQIESRVIGDLSINHIIPTAIRYQNTLIDNVKGLKEVLDNKTFVKLSNNQMQNIKEISEHISIIRTLVHEMVESRKLANKIENLEAKAFEYNQTIIPFFETIRYHVDKLELLVDDELWPLPKYRELLFIR; this is translated from the coding sequence ATGTCAAATATTCGGTTTAAAGCACTTGAACTGGCAATTTCCAGGTCCAGGAGAATTTCGGAAAATAAGACTCAGAAAATCTCGGATTATTTTGGTGAACTTACTTTCAGTCCGGCAGTGATGACGGAATATCTCTCCAAGAAATCTATTGAAAGCTTAGAGGCTTCAATAAACAAAGGAGATAAGATTGATCGTAATTTAGCTGATCAGGTTGCCAATGCTTTAAAAGAATGGGCAATTTCTAAGGGTGCAACTCATTATACCCATTGGTTTCATCCATTAACAGGAGCCACTGCCGAAAAGCATGATTCGTTTCTAAACCCGGTAGGGGATGGGAAAGCTATTGAATATTTCAGCGGTAATGAGCTGATACAACAAGAGCCGGATGCTTCCAGTTTTCCTAGCGGTGGAATCCGAAATACCTTTGAAGCCAGGGGGTATACAGCATGGGACCCTACATCAACTGCATTCATCATGGATGATACCTTGTGTATCCCCACAATATTTGTTTCTTACACCGGGGAAGCTCTTGATTATAAGACACCTATGCTGAAAGCGCTGCATGCCTTGGATAAGGAAGCTACAGCTGTCTGCAAATATTTCGATTCTTCTGTTGAAAAGGTCATTGCTACCCTTGGCTGGGAGCAGGAATATTTCCTGGTAGATACAGCTCTTTTTCACGCCAGGCCTGATATGGCCCTGACAGGTCGCACGCTGTTTGGACATGCTTCTGCGAAGGATCAGCAACTTTCAGATCATTATTTTGGAACCATCCCTGAGAGGGTTATGGATTTCATGAAAGAATTTGAATATGAAGCTCACAGGCTAGGTATCCCGGTTAAGACAAGGCATAATGAAGTTGCTCCAAGCCAGTTTGAATGTGCCCCTGTTTTTGAGGAAACTAATGTGGCAGTCGATCACAACCAGTTGTTGATGCACATACTGGAAAAAGTAGCCAAAAGACATAACCTTACGATTCTGCTGCATGAGAAGCCCTATCAAGGCATCAATGGTTCCGGGAAACACAATAACTGGTCCTTGCAAACTAATACCGGTGCAAACCTCCTATCCCCGGGAAATACCCCTGGTTCTAATCTTCAGTTTCTCACCTTCCTGGTAAATATCATTAAAGCCGTTGATCAGTATGCTGATTTGCTCAGGTCAAGTATAGCATCTGCAAGCAATGATTTACGTTTAGGCGCAAATGAAGCTCCGCCGGCCATCATGTCAGTCTTTATTGGTTCCCAGCTTAGCCAGATTTTAAATGAAGTTGAAAATTCAACGGGAATTGCTAAAAAGCAGCCTGGTAATTCAATCCCGGCTGCATTGAATATACCTAAAATACCTGAAATTTTACTGGATAATACGGATAGAAACAGGACTTCACCTTTTGCCTTTACAGGGAATAAATTTGAATTCAGGGCAGTGGGTTCTTCCGAGAGTTGTGCTAAACCAATGATTGCACTTAACCTTATTGTAGCGGACCAATTGCGGATCTTCAGAGCAGAAGTGGATTCCATGCTTCAACAAGGACGGAAAAAGGAAGAGTCCATTTATGAAGTAATCAGGAAATATATTGCTGAATCAAGAAAAATACGTTTTGACGGTAACAGTTATAGTGATGACTGGATCCAGGAAGCAATTAAAAGAGGCCTCTCCAATATTTCCTCAACTCCTGATGCTTTGAAGGTTACGGTTAAACCTGAAATAGTAAGTTTATTTGAACATCACCAGGTTCTAAGCAAAAGAGAATTGTTGGCACGATTGGATATCAGCCTAGAAAACTACCTTAAAAAAGTTCAAATTGAATCAAGAGTTATTGGTGACCTCTCAATCAATCATATTATTCCAACAGCCATAAGATATCAAAATACCTTGATCGATAATGTAAAGGGTTTGAAAGAAGTGCTTGATAATAAAACTTTTGTGAAGCTTTCGAATAACCAGATGCAGAATATTAAAGAGATTTCGGAACATATATCAATCATCCGCACCCTGGTGCATGAAATGGTCGAAAGTAGAAAATTGGCTAATAAAATCGAAAACCTGGAAGCTAAAGCATTTGAATACAATCAAACCATTATTCCATTTTTCGAAACCATCCGGTATCACGTTGACAAACTGGAATTGTTGGTAGATGATGAATTATGGCCTCTGCCAAAATACAGGGAACTGCTTTTTATTCGATAA
- a CDS encoding sodium:solute symporter, translated as MTPSTIFIAFLAYTALLFYVTWLTARKANNESFFIGNKTSPWYVVAYGMIGASLSGVTFMSVPGWVGTTGFTYFMVLVGYLFGYLVIATVLMPMYYRLNLTSIYSYLEQRFGFWSYKTGAFFFILSRTIGASFRMFLVVNVLQIFVFDAWNVPFGLTVSIFILLIILYTFKGGIKTIIWTDTLQTTFMLIAVGMSIYLISKDLGFGFGEMITTVVNSDYSKMIETDWQSKHYFLKQILSGMFIAIAMTGLDQEMMQKNLSCRNIKEAQKNMFSFSTVLIFVNLMFLFLGAVLFLYATQHAITLPERSDDLFPTIAINHLGPLAGLIFIIGLISAAYPSADGALTSLTTSFSIDFLGLQKKTHLDEKAQQKIRYWVHISFAILLLIVIIVFRAINDRAVIDKLFTVAGYTYGPLLGLFAFGLFTKQQVKDAWVPVIACLSPIICYFLSENSELLFGGYKIGFELLLVNGALTFLGLVILRKRKV; from the coding sequence TTGACCCCTTCAACCATTTTTATAGCTTTCCTGGCCTACACAGCCCTCCTTTTCTATGTCACCTGGCTCACAGCCCGGAAGGCAAATAATGAATCCTTCTTTATTGGAAATAAGACATCTCCATGGTATGTAGTGGCTTATGGTATGATAGGGGCATCTCTTTCAGGTGTTACTTTTATGTCGGTTCCCGGATGGGTTGGTACTACAGGATTCACTTATTTTATGGTGCTGGTTGGATACCTTTTCGGATACCTGGTGATTGCAACCGTTTTAATGCCAATGTATTACCGTCTGAACCTGACATCCATCTATTCCTATCTTGAACAAAGGTTTGGATTCTGGTCTTATAAAACCGGAGCCTTCTTCTTTATCCTTTCCAGGACTATTGGCGCCTCTTTCCGAATGTTTTTGGTAGTTAATGTGCTTCAGATATTTGTATTTGATGCCTGGAATGTACCTTTCGGATTAACTGTCTCAATATTTATTCTGCTCATTATACTCTATACCTTCAAAGGGGGGATCAAGACCATTATCTGGACTGATACCTTACAGACCACATTCATGCTGATTGCAGTAGGAATGTCGATTTACCTGATAAGTAAAGACCTGGGTTTTGGATTTGGTGAAATGATCACCACCGTTGTGAACAGTGACTATTCAAAAATGATTGAAACTGACTGGCAGAGTAAGCATTATTTCCTGAAACAAATCCTGAGCGGGATGTTCATTGCCATTGCGATGACCGGGCTCGACCAGGAAATGATGCAAAAGAACCTGAGTTGCAGAAATATCAAAGAAGCACAGAAAAATATGTTCAGCTTCAGTACAGTGCTGATATTTGTAAATCTAATGTTCCTGTTCCTGGGTGCTGTATTGTTTCTCTACGCAACACAACATGCAATAACACTCCCTGAGCGATCTGATGACCTTTTCCCTACCATCGCTATCAATCACCTTGGCCCTTTAGCCGGACTCATTTTCATTATTGGTTTGATTTCAGCTGCTTACCCTAGTGCCGATGGAGCACTTACTTCACTAACTACTTCTTTTTCAATCGATTTCCTGGGACTTCAGAAGAAAACCCACCTTGATGAAAAGGCACAGCAAAAGATCAGGTATTGGGTTCATATTAGCTTTGCAATCCTTTTATTGATAGTCATTATTGTTTTCAGAGCGATTAATGACAGGGCTGTGATCGATAAACTCTTTACAGTTGCAGGTTATACCTACGGGCCATTGTTGGGTCTTTTTGCATTCGGATTATTTACGAAACAGCAGGTAAAAGATGCTTGGGTGCCCGTCATTGCTTGTTTATCGCCAATCATCTGTTACTTCCTGAGTGAGAATTCTGAATTACTCTTTGGCGGGTATAAGATTGGTTTTGAACTGCTTCTTGTCAATGGAGCACTAACATTCCTCGGATTGGTAATACTCAGAAAAAGAAAAGTATGA